The Streptomyces avermitilis MA-4680 = NBRC 14893 genome contains a region encoding:
- the lnt gene encoding apolipoprotein N-acyltransferase, with protein sequence MRMPEDWLGSRWWRGAAAVLAGALPMLAFPAPSWWWFAYVALVPWILLARTAPTGGRAAYDGWLGGLGFMLAVHHWLLPSLHVFTVLIAALLGALWAPWGWLVRRFLAGVPSPGRVAAAMLVLPSGWLMVELVRSWQGLGGPWGLLGSSQWQVEPALRLASVGGVWLLSFLVVTVNIAVAVLVSVRASRMPALAGLVATAAATSAAWAWSPRPDHDGDMRIAIVQPGVIDGTGSADRRFDREEQLTRELAGQNVDLVVWGESSVGFDLADRPDLARRIAGLSERVGADILVNVDARRSDRPGIYKSSVLVGPHGPTGDRYDKMRLVPFGEYIPARSLLGWATSVGKAAGEDRRRGSEQVVMNAGHGLRIGPMVCFETAFPDMSRHLAEDGAEVLLAQSSTSTFQQSWAPEQHASLAALRAAETGRPMVHATLTGVSAVYGPSGERVGSWLGTGKSTSAVYDVPLARGVTPYVRFGDWPVHAALLILAALCTAEGVREFRLRRTVPSPRVPPARTVRESPARPGR encoded by the coding sequence ATGAGGATGCCCGAGGACTGGCTGGGCTCCCGCTGGTGGCGCGGCGCGGCGGCCGTGCTGGCCGGTGCCCTGCCCATGCTCGCCTTCCCGGCACCGTCCTGGTGGTGGTTCGCGTACGTCGCCCTGGTCCCCTGGATCCTGCTCGCCCGCACCGCCCCGACCGGCGGACGCGCCGCGTACGACGGCTGGCTGGGCGGGCTCGGCTTCATGCTGGCCGTGCACCACTGGCTGCTGCCGAGCCTGCATGTGTTCACGGTCCTGATAGCCGCGCTGCTCGGCGCGCTGTGGGCGCCGTGGGGCTGGCTGGTGCGCCGCTTCCTGGCCGGGGTGCCCTCGCCGGGGCGGGTCGCGGCGGCGATGCTCGTCCTGCCGTCGGGCTGGCTCATGGTCGAACTCGTCCGTTCCTGGCAGGGGCTGGGCGGCCCCTGGGGGCTGCTCGGGTCCAGCCAGTGGCAGGTGGAACCCGCGCTGCGGCTGGCCTCGGTCGGCGGGGTGTGGCTGCTGAGCTTCCTGGTGGTGACGGTCAACATCGCGGTCGCGGTGCTCGTCTCGGTGCGCGCGTCCCGTATGCCTGCCCTCGCCGGACTGGTCGCCACGGCCGCCGCGACCTCGGCGGCCTGGGCGTGGTCACCGCGCCCCGACCATGACGGGGACATGCGGATCGCCATCGTCCAGCCGGGCGTGATCGACGGAACCGGCAGCGCTGACAGGCGGTTCGACCGCGAGGAGCAGCTGACCCGGGAACTCGCCGGGCAGAACGTCGACCTGGTGGTCTGGGGCGAGAGCAGCGTCGGCTTCGACCTCGCGGACCGTCCCGACCTGGCCCGGCGGATCGCCGGTCTCTCGGAGCGGGTCGGCGCGGACATCCTCGTCAACGTCGACGCCCGCCGCTCCGACCGGCCCGGCATCTACAAGAGTTCCGTGCTCGTCGGCCCGCACGGCCCGACCGGGGACCGCTACGACAAGATGCGGCTCGTGCCGTTCGGCGAGTACATACCGGCGCGCTCCCTGCTCGGCTGGGCCACCTCCGTCGGCAAGGCGGCCGGCGAGGACCGCAGGCGCGGCAGCGAGCAGGTGGTGATGAACGCCGGGCACGGGCTGCGCATCGGCCCGATGGTGTGCTTCGAGACCGCGTTCCCCGACATGAGCCGCCATCTCGCCGAGGACGGCGCCGAGGTGCTGCTCGCGCAGTCGTCGACCTCGACCTTCCAGCAGAGCTGGGCCCCGGAACAGCACGCCTCGCTCGCCGCGCTGCGGGCCGCGGAGACCGGCCGCCCGATGGTGCACGCGACACTCACCGGCGTCTCCGCCGTCTACGGCCCGAGCGGCGAGCGCGTCGGCTCCTGGCTCGGCACCGGGAAGAGCACGTCAGCGGTGTACGACGTGCCGTTGGCCCGCGGTGTCACTCCGTACGTCCGCTTCGGCGACTGGCCGGTGCACGCGGCGCTGCTGATCCTCGCGGCGCTGTGCACCGCTGAGGGCGTACGGGAGTTCCGGCTCAGGCGGACCGTTCCGTCACCGCGCGTACCACCCGCTCGCACAGTTCGTGAGTCGCCAGCGCGTCCCGGGCGCTGA
- a CDS encoding LLM class flavin-dependent oxidoreductase yields MITVPLSALEVAMVQAGARAADTLRDTTEFALRLEDLGYLRLWYAEHHHSPAIGAFPPVVLTAHAAALTSSIRLGSGGVLAPNHAPIMLAEQFGTLSALHAGRIDLGMGRGPGTFDDSTARALRRGAGPTTDVEYRDDVSSTLGFLVDEVALGPLPEPWLLSSSTAGAALAAELGLPIAFAHHIRPDNTLAALSHYRERFSPSRWCERPRVLICVETVCAETQEEAARLAGPMDVVKAGLLKGRGDIPFPTPEEAATHSFTAEEAQALTAFRAQQAHGSPETVAKHLTDLVDLTGADELMLVTPIYALADRLRSYELVRQHVMMPTASWQ; encoded by the coding sequence ATGATCACCGTTCCGCTCAGCGCGCTCGAAGTGGCCATGGTCCAAGCGGGCGCCCGAGCCGCAGACACGTTACGAGACACCACCGAGTTCGCCCTGCGCCTCGAAGACCTCGGCTACCTGCGACTCTGGTACGCCGAGCATCACCATTCCCCGGCCATCGGAGCGTTCCCGCCCGTCGTCCTGACCGCCCACGCGGCCGCGTTGACGTCGTCCATCCGGCTCGGCTCCGGGGGCGTTCTCGCTCCCAACCACGCTCCGATCATGCTGGCGGAGCAGTTCGGCACGCTGTCCGCACTGCACGCGGGCCGGATCGACCTGGGCATGGGCCGTGGGCCGGGTACCTTCGACGATTCCACGGCGCGGGCCCTGCGCCGTGGGGCCGGTCCGACAACGGACGTCGAGTACCGCGACGATGTGTCATCGACTCTGGGTTTCTTGGTGGACGAGGTCGCGCTCGGCCCGCTCCCGGAGCCATGGCTGCTGTCCTCGAGCACGGCCGGTGCCGCGCTCGCTGCGGAACTCGGACTGCCGATCGCCTTCGCCCATCACATTCGCCCTGACAACACCCTGGCCGCGCTCAGCCACTACCGAGAGCGTTTCTCCCCCTCCCGTTGGTGCGAGCGCCCGCGCGTGCTGATCTGCGTGGAAACGGTATGCGCCGAGACGCAGGAGGAGGCGGCCCGGCTCGCCGGTCCGATGGATGTCGTCAAGGCCGGACTCCTCAAGGGGCGAGGCGACATCCCCTTCCCCACGCCCGAAGAGGCGGCGACCCACTCGTTCACCGCGGAAGAGGCGCAGGCGCTGACGGCCTTCCGTGCCCAACAGGCACACGGCTCACCCGAGACCGTGGCGAAGCACCTGACGGACCTGGTGGACCTGACGGGTGCGGACGAACTCATGCTGGTGACGCCCATCTACGCGCTGGCCGACCGGTTGAGGTCGTACGAGCTCGTCAGGCAGCACGTCATGATGCCGACGGCGTCCTGGCAATGA
- a CDS encoding nuclear transport factor 2 family protein, producing the protein MTQRVELATVMDRLGIDELITEYAVAVDDGDWEAYRGLFTADGRADYRSAGGIEGDARQVAAWLAENMRLFPMRQHLIVNRRVRFGVREQDIGDTARVQADYVNPMRFAGSDGGPDGGSGEPDFVCGGRYAFAFARTYDGWRLREVVVQEKWRRMQPAREGNATP; encoded by the coding sequence ATGACGCAGCGCGTGGAGCTCGCAACCGTGATGGACCGCCTCGGCATCGACGAACTGATCACCGAATACGCGGTGGCCGTGGACGACGGCGACTGGGAGGCGTACCGAGGGCTGTTCACGGCGGACGGGCGCGCCGACTACCGCTCGGCCGGCGGGATCGAGGGCGACGCCCGGCAGGTCGCCGCGTGGCTCGCCGAGAACATGCGGCTGTTCCCGATGCGGCAGCACCTGATCGTGAACCGACGGGTGCGGTTCGGCGTACGGGAACAGGACATCGGCGACACGGCGCGGGTCCAGGCCGACTACGTCAATCCGATGCGCTTCGCCGGATCCGACGGCGGCCCGGACGGCGGCTCGGGCGAACCGGACTTCGTCTGCGGGGGCCGGTACGCGTTCGCGTTCGCGCGCACGTATGACGGCTGGCGGCTGCGCGAGGTGGTCGTCCAGGAGAAGTGGCGCCGCATGCAACCGGCGCGCGAGGGGAACGCGACCCCCTGA